Proteins encoded by one window of Arachis ipaensis cultivar K30076 chromosome B04, Araip1.1, whole genome shotgun sequence:
- the LOC107639621 gene encoding uncharacterized protein LOC107639621, translating into MPICKLRLRTIEVTTTRLLQSVLSSNSSLLSSLRTIEATTTNRAAHRHRIPQPPRPAATAATDLTTAATTTAASCHRIPQPPRFSVRSMAHSASPFNKITIQRDNTTFDAYVVGKKDAPGIVVL; encoded by the exons ATGCCAATTTGCAAATTAAGATTGAGAACCATAGAAGTCACCACCACCCGTCTTCTTCAGTCAGTACTCAGCAGCAACtcatctcttctctcttctctgagAACCATAGAAGCCACCACCACCAATCGAGCAGCCCATCGCCACCGCATCCCGCAGCCACCGCGTCCCGCAGCCACAGCAGCGACGGATTTGACCACCGCAGCCACCACCACTGCAGCCAGCTGCCACCGCATCCCGCAGCCACCGCGCTTCTCAGTCCGCTCAATGGCTCACTCTGCTTCCCCTTTCAACAAAATCACCATCCAAAGGGACAACACT ACATTTGATGCATACGTCGTTGGCAAAAAAGATGCTCCTGGAATTGTTGTTCTTTAG